Proteins from a genomic interval of Thunnus maccoyii chromosome 1, fThuMac1.1, whole genome shotgun sequence:
- the spata5l1 gene encoding spermatogenesis-associated protein 5-like protein 1 yields the protein MTMTLRLLSVDPSDRGSQRCRLGPGLMSALDLSLGSPLLVSVPGGSCLCTAWPRPDLTEGFLQMDLKCSSPSLISHPPKHLNLDPDQLTPVPCPKLKGIKITVVVQSVEFKKNTPARLVHELVKDMLKGVYVQSKHVINLEDYDTEIRYVVVESINPDTSSAGLITSKTGVEIAGIQTVRHYKNQLQDQHTVLLGGLEEVSASLREMLQLPLLYPGTLSSLGVSCPRGVLLVGPPGVGKTLLVRRVVGDVGASLVVVRGPEVVGSRPGESEEKLRAVFERARTVAEEGPCVLFLDELDSLCPKRTGSSAPENRLVAQLLTLMDGMNQSDRFLIVGATNRPDSLDPALRRPGRFDREVIIGAPTLQQRRAILSVLCERMPVCPSVDMVELAKRTTGYVGADLSALCREAAMHSIRENSKGSGEQAVGMKHFHDALKTVRPSCLRSSLGRTDLSPVSWEQIGGLDEIKLKLRQSIEWPMMYPEAFVRLGLCQPRGVLLYGPPGCAKTTLVRAAATSSHSAFLSVSGADLYSPYVGDSEKALAQLFRQARACSPCILFLDEIDSLIGSRSNSQTPNSVQTRLLSVLLNEMDGVGVKTLESRGTEKILQVEGAEHNHTPEQLDFHEVCNKDVMVVAATNRPDCLDSALLRPGRLDHIIYVPPPDQQARLAILKLRTESMPVGCDVCLEELAARTDLYSGADLENLCKEAALLALQEENMEASTIKHAYFLQSLNKMSPSLTAQQIHTYQKPPR from the exons ATGACGATGACTCTCAGGCTGTTGTCAGTGGATCCATCAGACCGGGGCTCTCAGAGATGCAGGTTGGGTCCAGGCTTGATGTCAGCGCTGGATCTGAGCCTGGGCTCCCCGCTTCTGGTGTCTGTTCCCGGGGGAAGCTGCCTGTGTACCGCCTGGCCCAGACCTGACCTGACAGAGGGCTTCCTGCAGATGGATCTGAAGTGCTCCTCTCCCAGTTTGATCTCTCACCCACCCAAACACCTCAACCTGGACCCCGACCAGCTCACACCTGTACCCTGCCCCAAACTGAAAGGCATAAAGATAACTGTGGTGGTCCAGAGTGTTGAATTtaagaaaaacacacctgctCGCCTTGTTCATGAACTTGTGAAAGACATGCTGAAAGGTGTATATGTGCAGAGCAAGCATGTGATAAACCTTGAGGATTATGACACAGAGATTAgatatgttgttgttgaaagCATCAATCCAGATACGAGCAGTGCTGGACTTATCACCTCAAAAACAGGTGTGGAGATAGCCGGCATCCAGACGGTTCGGCACTACAAGAACCAGCTGCAGGACCAGCACACAGTGCTATTGGGGGGCCTGGAGGAG gTGAGTGCCTCCCTGAGAGAGATGCTGCAGCTGCCTCTGCTGTATCCAGGCACCCTGAGCTCTCTGGGTGTGTCGTGTCCCAGAGGCGTGCTCCTGGTGGGGCCCCCAGGTGTTGGGAAGACCCTTCTGGTCCGCAGAGTGGTGGGGGATGTGGGAGCCAGCCTGGTGGTGGTCAGAGGGCCAGAG GTGGTTGGGTCACGACCGGGTGAGAGTGAGGAGAAGTTGCGGGCTGTGTTTGAGCGGGCTCGAACTGTGGCAGAAGAGGGTCCATGTGTGCTGTTCTTAGATGAGTTGGACTCTCTGTGTCCAAAGAGAACTGGCTCATCAGCACCGGAGAACCGCCTTGTTGCTCAGCTTCTCACATTAATGGACGGGATGAACCAATCGGATCGCTTCCTCATTGTCGGAGCCACAAACCGGCCTGACAGCTTAGATCCGGCACTGCGGAGGCCTGGAAGATTTGACAGAGAG GTTATCATCGGAGCTCCCACCTTGCAGCAGAGAAGAGCCATCTTGTCTGTTTTATGTGAGAGGATGCCAGTGTGTCCCAGTGTGGACATGGTAGAGCTTGCAAAGAGAACTACAGGCTATGTAGGAGCAGACCTCAGTGCCCTGTGCAGGGAGGCCGCCATGCACTCTATACGGGAAAACTCAAAG GGTTCAGGAGAGCAGGCGGTGGGTATGAAGCACTTCCATGACGCCCTGAAGACAGTGCGTCCCTCCTGCCTGCGGAGCAGTCTGGGCAGGACGGACCTCTCTCCAGTGTCTTGGGAGCAGATAGGAGGCCTTGATGAGATCAAACTCAAACTAAGACAG AGTATTGAGTGGCCGATGATGTACCCCGAGGCTTTTGTTCGTCTGGGTCTATGTCAACCCCGCGGTGTGCTGCTCTACGGACCCCCGGGATGTGCTAAAACGACGCTGGTCAGAGCAGCAGCCACCTCTTCCCACTCTgccttcctgtctgtcagtggTGCTGACCTCTACTCTCCATATGTGGGAGACTCAGAGAAGGCTTTAGCACAG CTCTTTCGCCAGGCACGAGCCTGTTCTCCCTGTATTCTGTTCCTCGATGAGATCGACTCTCTGATCGGCTCACGGTCGAACAGTCAGACACCCAACAGCGTACAGACACGCCTTCTGTCTGTGCTTCTGAATGAGATGGATGGGGTTGGCGTGAAGACACTGGAGAGCAGAGGGACGGAGAAAATCCTCCAGGTTGAGGGTGCAGAGCACAATCACACACCGGAACAG TTGGACTTCCATGAAGTGTGCAACAAAGATGTGATGGTTGTAGCTGCCACAAACCGACCTGACTGCTTAGACAGTGCCCTCCTGCGGCCTGGCAGACTGGACCACATCATCTATGTCCCACCACCTGATCAGCAG GCTCGTCTTGCCATCCTGAAGTTGCGCACAGAGTCGATGCCAGTGGGCTGTGACGTGTGTCTGGAAGAGCTGGCTGCCAGAACTGATCTTTACTCTGGAGCTGACCTGGAAAATCTGTGTAAAGAG gcTGCTCTTTTGGCGCTTCAAGAGGAGAACATGGAAGCTTCTACCATCAAACATGCATACTTCCTGCAGTCCCTCAACAAAATGAGCCCCTCTCTCACTGCCCAGCAGATCCACACGTACCAAAAACCTCCCAGATGA
- the c1h15orf48 gene encoding normal mucosa of esophagus-specific gene 1 protein: MVGGFFQMLRKKKELIPLIGFMAFAATGATSAATYFLFTKPDVILNKTRNPEPWERVDPSKPQKLITINQQWKPVEELELVKSLTK, encoded by the exons ATGGTGGGTGGATTTTTTCAAAtgctgagaaagaaaaaggag CTGATCCCGTTGATAGGGTTCATGGCTTTTGCTGCAACAGGAGCCACATCTGCTGCTACCTACTTTCTGTTTACCAAACCAGATGTTAT TTTGAATAAGACTCGAAACCCGGAACCATGGGAGAGAGTGGATCCATCAAAACCCCAAAAG CTTATCACCATCAATCAGCAGTGGAAACCAgtggaggagctggagctggTGAAGAGCCTCACCAAGTGA